The Bacteroidales bacterium genome contains a region encoding:
- a CDS encoding SusC/RagA family TonB-linked outer membrane protein, whose amino-acid sequence MRLSALFLMFLSLNLSASVYSQNTRFTVDLNGKTVREVFQFIEQKSEFRFFYNDDFAYIDKVVDMNVKDENVEQILEHLFESSDITYKVFDNNLIVLTLKQNLQQVAVKGTVTDAASKEPLPGTNIQIKGTTMGTTADASGAFSLEAKKGDVLIVSFIGYVAQEITVGDETMLNIALAPDATNLEEVVVVGYGTQKRTEVTGAIASVSSEKLTALPSASLDQALQGRAAGLTVIANGAPGTMPTMRIRGISTVNDANPLYVVDGVITTNIGNISPSDIESIEVLKDASTAAIYGSQGSNGVIMVTTKKGKAGKVLVNFEGYTGVQYSNARYDVMNAAQYEEYARGGAFATPQIYSDPNNLVYTNRLAGIGPDRPNGGETDWQDEIYQKGPMQNYDLSVTGGGENSSFRLSAGYLNQRGIIIKTGLERYNFRANSDYTKGRLKIGENLSLSYSSQDPLADNGGRSLLEHAIKIAPYLPIYNHENKRGGYQGPSNDIDGQDAENPVRIMELNRRNRNTMDILGNIYGELEIIKGLKFRTNLGLQDQRLVDNQFYPSYNDDDLTGTTHRQPFSSTFKNRANYTSFLFTNGFTWNTTLADKHNFEVLALTEYNAAHSTVLNANSHNKITDFVPELNNTDVSLSSTTTDWYRISYVGRVNYNYEDKYLLSASIRTDASSRFGKNNRWGTFKSFSAGWNIAKESFMESIPVISNLKLRGSWGEAGNDKIKDYSYIATLTSDMYYVIDNKAVQGTTPGGQANPDLKWEETTMTNIGIDLGLLRNQFTLTAEYYMNKSDDLLMQVGNVLSFGDFQGTTSRNAGSMETKGFELQLGYNDFEGAFQWSAGLNLGTFKNEVKSLGGNPYISGFGFEGEDLNRNEIGQPAFFFYGWKFDGIFQSEQEVLDYMDGSQRAMTTSTSAGDFRIKDTNHDGVITGADRTNIGNPFPKMTLGFDLNASFKGFDLNLFISGVYGNKIYNTNIYDLEGMPRLFNASPKVLHRWTPTSPSTTMPRAGVVGDNLKASDRYIEDGAYTKLKNISLGYTIPSSILKNKVTKLRIYVSAQNLICITKYSGLDPEVGSYSTAGTTLGQIGVPVSTTQNYANGIDVGNYPIPKSVIAGFQITF is encoded by the coding sequence CGTGCGTGAAGTTTTCCAGTTTATCGAACAAAAAAGTGAGTTTAGGTTCTTTTACAATGATGATTTCGCTTATATCGACAAAGTGGTTGATATGAACGTTAAGGATGAAAATGTAGAACAGATACTGGAACACCTTTTCGAATCTTCTGACATCACGTATAAAGTATTTGACAATAACCTGATTGTTCTTACCCTGAAACAAAACCTCCAGCAGGTTGCCGTAAAAGGAACTGTTACTGATGCAGCCAGCAAGGAACCTCTTCCGGGAACCAACATCCAAATCAAGGGAACAACCATGGGTACCACTGCCGATGCAAGCGGCGCATTCAGCCTTGAAGCCAAAAAAGGCGATGTTCTCATTGTCAGCTTCATTGGATATGTAGCACAGGAAATCACAGTTGGTGATGAAACCATGCTCAATATTGCCCTTGCACCGGATGCAACCAATCTTGAGGAAGTTGTTGTAGTAGGTTACGGTACACAGAAAAGGACCGAAGTAACAGGTGCTATCGCTTCTGTTTCTTCTGAAAAGCTTACTGCATTACCCTCAGCAAGTCTTGATCAGGCCTTGCAGGGACGTGCTGCCGGTTTGACCGTTATTGCCAATGGTGCGCCCGGAACTATGCCTACAATGAGGATCAGAGGCATCAGCACCGTTAATGATGCCAATCCGCTCTATGTAGTTGATGGTGTTATTACTACAAACATCGGCAACATCAGTCCTTCTGACATTGAATCTATTGAAGTATTAAAAGATGCCTCTACAGCAGCCATATATGGATCACAGGGATCAAACGGCGTTATTATGGTTACCACTAAAAAAGGTAAAGCCGGTAAGGTTTTGGTTAATTTCGAAGGCTATACCGGTGTTCAATATAGCAATGCCAGATATGATGTGATGAATGCTGCACAATATGAAGAATATGCAAGGGGCGGAGCATTTGCAACTCCTCAAATTTATTCTGATCCAAATAATCTGGTTTACACGAACCGTCTTGCAGGTATTGGTCCTGACAGACCTAATGGTGGCGAAACCGACTGGCAGGATGAAATCTATCAGAAAGGTCCTATGCAAAACTATGATCTTTCCGTTACCGGTGGTGGCGAAAATTCAAGCTTCAGATTATCGGCCGGCTATTTGAATCAACGAGGTATCATTATTAAGACAGGTTTGGAAAGATACAATTTCAGAGCTAACAGTGATTACACCAAAGGCAGACTTAAAATAGGTGAGAATTTGAGCTTATCTTATAGTTCACAAGATCCTTTGGCTGATAATGGCGGTCGTTCACTTTTGGAACATGCCATTAAAATCGCACCTTACCTGCCTATTTATAATCATGAAAATAAAAGAGGCGGGTATCAGGGTCCTTCAAATGATATTGACGGACAGGATGCTGAAAACCCTGTAAGAATTATGGAATTAAACCGTCGTAATCGCAATACCATGGATATCCTTGGTAATATTTACGGCGAACTGGAAATTATCAAGGGGTTGAAATTCAGAACCAATCTTGGCCTTCAGGATCAGAGGCTGGTTGACAATCAGTTCTATCCTTCATACAATGATGATGACCTGACTGGTACTACGCATCGGCAACCTTTTTCAAGCACATTCAAAAACAGGGCTAATTATACTTCTTTCCTGTTTACCAATGGCTTTACCTGGAATACAACACTGGCAGACAAGCACAATTTTGAAGTATTGGCACTTACCGAATATAACGCGGCACATTCCACTGTGCTGAATGCCAATTCACATAATAAGATTACCGACTTTGTTCCTGAACTTAACAATACTGATGTTTCATTGAGTTCAACAACCACTGACTGGTACAGAATCAGTTATGTTGGAAGAGTAAACTATAACTATGAAGATAAGTACCTGTTATCTGCATCTATCAGAACAGATGCTTCATCCAGGTTCGGTAAAAACAATAGATGGGGTACCTTTAAATCATTCTCTGCCGGATGGAATATAGCTAAAGAATCATTCATGGAAAGTATTCCTGTCATCAGCAACCTGAAATTAAGAGGCAGTTGGGGTGAGGCCGGTAATGATAAGATTAAGGATTATTCCTATATCGCAACACTTACTTCAGATATGTATTATGTTATTGATAACAAGGCTGTTCAAGGTACAACCCCGGGTGGTCAGGCTAATCCTGATTTGAAATGGGAAGAAACAACTATGACCAATATCGGTATCGATTTGGGCTTGCTCAGAAATCAGTTTACTTTGACTGCTGAATATTATATGAATAAAAGTGACGATCTTCTCATGCAGGTTGGTAATGTATTGTCATTTGGTGATTTCCAGGGTACGACAAGTAGAAATGCCGGTTCCATGGAAACCAAAGGTTTTGAACTGCAGTTGGGATACAACGATTTCGAAGGTGCATTCCAATGGTCAGCCGGTTTAAATCTCGGTACCTTTAAAAATGAAGTGAAATCACTGGGTGGTAATCCATATATCTCAGGATTTGGTTTTGAAGGCGAAGATCTGAACAGGAATGAAATTGGTCAGCCTGCTTTCTTCTTCTACGGATGGAAATTCGACGGTATCTTCCAGTCAGAACAGGAAGTTCTTGATTACATGGATGGAAGCCAACGTGCAATGACTACATCAACTTCTGCCGGGGACTTCCGGATAAAGGATACAAATCATGATGGTGTGATCACCGGAGCTGACAGAACCAACATCGGAAATCCATTCCCAAAGATGACACTCGGTTTCGATCTGAATGCATCCTTTAAAGGATTTGATCTGAATTTATTTATCAGCGGAGTATATGGTAATAAAATCTACAATACCAATATATATGACTTAGAGGGCATGCCCAGATTGTTCAATGCCAGCCCGAAAGTTCTCCACAGATGGACTCCAACCAGCCCATCAACTACAATGCCGAGAGCCGGAGTGGTAGGAGATAATCTTAAAGCATCTGACCGCTATATTGAAGATGGTGCTTATACCAAGCTCAAAAACATATCCCTGGGATACACCATTCCTTCAAGTATTTTGAAGAATAAAGTCACTAAACTCAGGATATATGTAAGTGCCCAGAATTTAATTTGCATAACCAAGTATTCCGGTTTAGATCCTGAAGTTGGTTCATACTCAACTGCTGGTACGACTTTGGGTCAAATTGGTGTTCCGGTAAGTACTACACAGAACTATGCAAATGGAATTGATGTCGGAAACTATCCTATTCCAAAATCAGTAATTGCTGGTTTCCAGATTACCTTCTAA
- a CDS encoding RagB/SusD family nutrient uptake outer membrane protein, producing MKSFKKYSSPALLFSALVLIFSCNPDKLELTNPNELLPSTYFTTPIQVESAVNSIYGSLQTTGMYNRGMWYGNDNMSHENTCNPQQEADKRQWLNFDFDASHGLIEAYWNSCYRGINKANFVINNAQKINDVIPLSEMSQELKDKFLGEAQFMRALYYFFLVTKFGDVPIYYGIDQDLEAKGVERKSASEVWALIEQDCINAAGNLLDKSVEQKGRATIGAAWALLGKARLYQKNYQGALEAFNNITGYNLEPVYFDNFTEENENGQESIFEVQFDINAGYGQQWNSDRSDAGKNEATFRGQEYGCKNWFNVFPSQDLWNEFETAADNGVKTDPRRGYCIYQTGDLYNNNTMTMVIDSAVIYAPDGETILDHYQRRGWKKYQNYYKAATEGAVAGNESGINMKIIRWADVILMKAECLANTDHLTDAVDMMNLVRQRADVDLPLYGTAGPMNTNYPVDNTANFMKALEHERKVELCGEQVRFSDLVRWNRLSDFILLESKPTTPKADQANLSFTSPKNNLWPIPAREIAVNENISPEQQNTGY from the coding sequence ATGAAAAGTTTCAAAAAATACTCTTCACCGGCACTACTGTTCAGTGCATTGGTTCTGATTTTTTCCTGCAACCCGGATAAATTGGAACTTACGAATCCTAATGAACTACTTCCTTCAACGTATTTTACAACACCGATTCAGGTTGAATCAGCTGTAAATTCCATTTATGGTAGTTTGCAAACTACCGGTATGTACAACCGTGGTATGTGGTATGGAAATGACAACATGTCTCATGAAAATACATGTAATCCTCAGCAGGAAGCTGATAAACGCCAATGGCTGAATTTCGATTTCGATGCTTCACATGGTTTGATCGAAGCATACTGGAATTCCTGCTATAGAGGCATTAACAAAGCCAATTTTGTTATCAACAATGCTCAGAAAATCAATGATGTCATTCCTCTTTCAGAAATGTCGCAAGAATTGAAAGATAAGTTTTTGGGCGAGGCACAATTCATGCGTGCACTGTATTACTTCTTCCTGGTCACCAAGTTTGGTGATGTTCCTATTTATTATGGAATTGACCAGGATCTCGAAGCTAAAGGTGTTGAAAGAAAATCAGCTTCTGAAGTTTGGGCATTGATTGAACAAGATTGTATTAATGCTGCCGGAAATCTTCTTGATAAATCGGTTGAACAAAAAGGAAGAGCAACCATAGGTGCTGCCTGGGCGCTTTTAGGTAAAGCACGCTTATACCAGAAAAATTACCAGGGTGCTCTTGAGGCATTTAATAATATCACCGGTTACAATCTTGAACCTGTTTATTTCGACAACTTTACTGAAGAAAATGAAAATGGCCAGGAATCAATTTTCGAAGTTCAGTTTGATATCAACGCAGGTTATGGCCAGCAATGGAATTCAGACCGTTCTGATGCAGGTAAAAATGAAGCCACTTTCAGAGGCCAGGAATATGGCTGTAAAAACTGGTTCAATGTTTTCCCGTCACAGGATCTGTGGAATGAATTCGAAACTGCTGCTGATAACGGTGTAAAGACCGATCCGAGACGCGGTTATTGCATCTATCAAACAGGTGATTTGTATAACAACAATACAATGACCATGGTAATTGATTCTGCCGTTATTTATGCTCCGGATGGCGAAACCATTCTTGATCATTATCAGAGAAGAGGCTGGAAAAAATACCAGAATTATTATAAAGCTGCTACTGAAGGTGCTGTTGCAGGAAATGAATCGGGCATTAACATGAAAATTATTCGCTGGGCTGATGTAATCCTGATGAAAGCGGAATGTTTGGCCAATACTGATCATCTTACCGATGCTGTTGACATGATGAACCTTGTCAGACAAAGAGCTGATGTTGATTTGCCTTTATATGGTACCGCAGGCCCTATGAATACCAATTATCCGGTGGATAACACGGCTAATTTTATGAAAGCACTGGAACATGAACGCAAAGTTGAGCTTTGCGGTGAACAGGTTCGTTTCAGCGACCTGGTAAGATGGAACAGACTTTCAGATTTTATTTTGCTTGAGAGCAAACCTACAACGCCAAAGGCCGACCAGGCTAATTTGTCATTTACCTCACCTAAAAATAATCTGTGGCCCATTCCTGCCAGAGAAATTGCAGTAAATGAAAATATTAGTCCGGAACAACAAAATACCGGCTATTAA
- a CDS encoding VCBS repeat-containing protein codes for MSSAQTHIDFNNALTESDTFNYFLFSYMYMGGGVSVADFNNDGFCDIYFTGNMVGNRLYLNTGNLEFKDVTDESHTAGDTRWMLGSTVCDINNDGWKDIYVSVSGLRDNCRNMLFINQGNNENGIPVFKEEAAIYSIDDNGKSTQGTFFDYDNDGDLDLYVANYPITSFKSPPYYYRQMMRNAKPSESGHLYRNNGSGPFTDVTEDAGLLNFGLSLSATVSDLNQDGNQDLFVSNDFTSPDFYYINNGDGTFTDKTTEITGQTSFYGMGADIADYNNDGLMDILQIDMAPEDNQRAKENMTSMSQEDFDDMIREGLHYQYRYSTLQLNRGIFANGIPHFSNAAWMADVTSTDWSWAGLFADFDLDGWKDIFITNGSRRDINNIDYFNEIGKPDYNNKTGNIDWLDKVRHMPSKPLVNYIFRNNGDLTFTHASQAWGIKDKSFSNGAAYADLDNDGDLDLVVSNIDSKAVIYRNNARETNKGNFLKILLNGPETNKMGIGASVTIYIEGKLQRSEMTLSRGYESSMEPIIYFGTGNHLHIDSLVVKWPDGKIQVIRNVKTNTNLVLNYNSAEVLTQPGIDKRPFTDISSDLNLQFVHKENLFNDFEKQVLLPHKLSSEGPDITTGDVNGDGLDDFFIGNAIGSPGALFVQRKDGTFTIQDGPWQTDAGYEDTGTVLFDADNDGDLDIYVVSGGNEFPEKSSQYQDRLYINTGKGIFIKSTDALPAETISGSCVVAFDYDRDGDNDLFVGGRHVPGKYPYAAPSFILENKSENGTIRFVNVTSTVAPELVKAGMVTSAFSCDIDNDKWPDLVLAGEWMPVCIYKNTNGVFKNTPVENSEGWWFSLKGADFDKDGDIDLVGGNFGLNSRYRTGDKTFDVYADDFDRDRRSDIALCYYQGEKQYPVRSRACYLMQNPGLEMKFPTYKSFAEATISDVYGKEALQKSLHLIVKTFASCFFENTVNGKFIMKPLPGEAQLSAINDMVISDMDHDGNLDIFAAGNLFDMEVVTPRNDAGAGVFLKGDGKGTFTVVPPAVSGFFAPGNVKSISQIHLDNSENIKALLIGNNNGPMQIFKLK; via the coding sequence ATGAGCTCCGCACAAACTCACATTGATTTCAACAATGCATTAACCGAATCCGATACTTTCAACTACTTCCTTTTTTCCTACATGTATATGGGAGGTGGGGTTTCAGTAGCCGATTTTAACAACGACGGATTCTGCGATATCTATTTCACCGGTAACATGGTTGGAAACAGGCTTTATCTGAATACAGGCAACCTGGAATTCAAGGATGTTACCGATGAATCCCATACTGCAGGAGATACAAGATGGATGCTGGGATCAACGGTCTGCGATATCAATAATGATGGCTGGAAGGATATCTATGTAAGTGTTTCCGGGCTAAGAGACAACTGTCGCAATATGCTTTTTATCAACCAGGGAAACAATGAAAACGGAATACCCGTGTTCAAAGAGGAAGCAGCAATATACAGTATTGATGATAACGGCAAAAGTACACAGGGAACATTTTTCGACTATGATAACGATGGTGACCTCGATTTGTACGTGGCCAACTACCCTATTACATCCTTCAAATCACCCCCCTATTATTACAGGCAGATGATGAGAAATGCCAAACCTTCTGAATCGGGTCATCTTTACAGGAATAATGGAAGCGGACCTTTTACGGATGTCACTGAAGATGCAGGATTGTTGAATTTCGGCCTGTCATTGAGCGCTACCGTGAGTGACCTCAACCAGGACGGCAACCAGGATTTATTTGTTTCAAATGATTTTACAAGTCCCGATTTCTATTATATCAATAACGGCGACGGCACTTTCACCGACAAAACAACAGAAATCACCGGCCAGACTTCCTTTTACGGTATGGGTGCCGATATTGCCGATTATAACAATGACGGGCTAATGGATATCCTCCAGATCGACATGGCACCCGAAGATAACCAAAGGGCTAAGGAAAACATGACGAGCATGAGCCAGGAAGATTTTGATGACATGATACGCGAAGGACTACATTATCAATATCGTTACAGCACCCTGCAGCTTAACCGGGGAATTTTTGCCAATGGAATACCTCATTTCAGCAACGCCGCATGGATGGCAGATGTCACTTCAACCGACTGGAGCTGGGCAGGACTTTTTGCCGATTTTGACCTCGACGGATGGAAAGATATATTCATTACAAATGGTTCGCGAAGAGATATAAACAACATTGACTATTTTAATGAGATCGGAAAACCCGACTACAACAATAAAACGGGAAATATTGACTGGCTGGACAAGGTAAGACATATGCCTTCAAAGCCTCTTGTTAATTATATCTTTCGTAATAACGGGGATCTTACATTTACTCATGCCAGCCAAGCATGGGGAATCAAAGATAAAAGCTTCTCAAACGGTGCAGCATATGCCGACCTGGATAATGACGGGGATCTCGACCTGGTTGTAAGCAATATCGATTCAAAGGCTGTAATTTACAGGAATAACGCCCGTGAAACCAATAAGGGAAATTTTCTTAAGATTTTACTTAACGGGCCTGAAACAAATAAAATGGGCATTGGTGCAAGTGTCACCATATACATAGAAGGTAAACTGCAGAGATCTGAAATGACTCTCTCAAGAGGTTATGAATCCTCCATGGAGCCAATAATCTATTTTGGAACAGGAAATCATCTTCATATTGATTCGCTCGTTGTGAAATGGCCTGATGGAAAAATCCAGGTCATCCGCAATGTGAAAACGAACACTAACCTGGTACTTAATTACAATAGCGCCGAGGTGCTTACTCAACCTGGTATCGACAAGAGACCATTTACTGATATTTCATCCGATCTGAACCTTCAATTCGTTCATAAGGAAAACCTTTTTAATGATTTCGAAAAACAGGTTCTTCTGCCCCATAAACTTTCTTCGGAAGGACCAGATATCACCACCGGCGATGTAAACGGTGACGGACTTGATGATTTTTTCATCGGCAATGCAATTGGTAGCCCCGGAGCTCTTTTCGTTCAGCGGAAAGACGGCACCTTCACGATTCAGGATGGACCGTGGCAAACAGATGCCGGATACGAGGATACCGGAACTGTGCTTTTTGATGCAGATAACGATGGTGACCTTGATATTTATGTTGTGAGTGGTGGCAATGAGTTTCCCGAAAAATCATCACAATACCAGGACAGGTTGTATATCAATACAGGCAAAGGGATTTTCATAAAAAGTACAGATGCCCTTCCGGCAGAAACCATAAGTGGATCATGTGTTGTAGCATTTGATTATGACAGGGATGGCGATAACGATCTGTTTGTGGGAGGCCGTCATGTGCCGGGAAAATACCCATACGCTGCCCCCTCATTCATCCTTGAAAACAAATCGGAAAACGGAACCATCCGATTTGTCAATGTTACATCAACCGTTGCACCCGAACTTGTGAAAGCCGGTATGGTAACCTCCGCTTTCAGTTGTGATATCGATAACGACAAATGGCCTGACCTTGTATTAGCCGGTGAATGGATGCCGGTGTGCATCTACAAAAATACAAACGGAGTATTTAAAAACACCCCGGTCGAAAACTCCGAAGGATGGTGGTTCAGCCTGAAGGGGGCGGATTTCGATAAAGATGGGGATATTGACCTGGTGGGCGGGAATTTTGGATTGAATTCAAGGTACAGAACGGGTGATAAAACATTCGACGTTTATGCGGATGATTTTGACAGGGATAGACGTTCGGATATTGCATTATGTTATTACCAGGGTGAAAAACAGTATCCGGTGCGAAGCAGAGCTTGCTATTTAATGCAGAATCCGGGACTTGAAATGAAATTCCCTACATACAAAAGTTTTGCTGAAGCCACCATTTCTGATGTTTATGGTAAAGAAGCGCTTCAGAAATCATTGCACCTGATTGTAAAAACATTCGCCAGCTGCTTTTTTGAAAATACAGTGAACGGTAAATTCATTATGAAACCATTGCCTGGGGAAGCTCAGCTGTCTGCTATAAATGATATGGTGATCAGCGATATGGATCATGACGGAAACCTTGATATCTTTGCTGCAGGAAACCTCTTTGATATGGAAGTAGTAACGCCGCGAAATGACGCCGGAGCAGGTGTATTTTTGAAAGGCGACGGAAAAGGTACTTTCACTGTTGTTCCTCCGGCGGTTTCCGGATTTTTCGCACCCGGCAATGTGAAATCAATTTCGCAGATTCACCTGGATAATTCAGAAAATATAAAAGCCCTTCTGATTGGAAACAATAATGGACCTATGCAGATATTTAAGTTGAAGTGA